One window of the Sulfitobacter donghicola DSW-25 = KCTC 12864 = JCM 14565 genome contains the following:
- a CDS encoding SDR family oxidoreductase, translated as MELKDKIIVVTGAASGIGRAMCLRFAEEGAKHIACVDRDMAGAEETAQMMGGKAYQVDVSLKDQITSMIDAVEADAGPIDLFCSNAGISVAGGVEVEDDAWQNIWEINVMSHVWAARHLVPKMAERGGGYLLNTASAAGLLNQIGSAPYGVTKHAAVGLAEWIAMSYGDQGIKVSVLCPQAVKTEMTKGHEDHVAAIDGMMEPAPVAEACVQTIRDETFLVLPHKEVETYMRNKTDNYDRWIGGMRKLNRRFGDFET; from the coding sequence ATGGAGTTAAAGGACAAGATCATCGTCGTCACAGGGGCCGCGTCTGGTATCGGGCGCGCCATGTGTCTGCGCTTTGCCGAGGAAGGCGCCAAGCACATCGCTTGCGTTGACCGCGACATGGCTGGCGCCGAGGAAACCGCGCAAATGATGGGTGGCAAAGCCTATCAGGTGGATGTTTCGCTCAAGGACCAGATCACCAGCATGATCGACGCTGTCGAGGCGGATGCTGGGCCTATCGACCTGTTCTGCTCCAACGCGGGTATCTCGGTTGCTGGCGGTGTCGAGGTTGAAGATGACGCATGGCAAAACATATGGGAAATCAACGTGATGTCCCATGTTTGGGCGGCGCGGCATTTGGTGCCTAAAATGGCCGAACGTGGGGGCGGTTATCTGCTCAACACGGCCTCGGCTGCTGGGCTGCTGAATCAGATCGGCTCGGCCCCTTATGGAGTCACGAAACACGCCGCCGTTGGCTTGGCTGAATGGATCGCGATGAGTTATGGCGACCAAGGGATCAAGGTTTCTGTCCTCTGCCCACAGGCCGTGAAAACCGAAATGACCAAAGGGCACGAAGACCACGTTGCCGCGATTGACGGCATGATGGAACCCGCCCCCGTGGCCGAGGCCTGCGTTCAAACTATTCGTGATGAAACGTTTCTTGTGCTGCCCCATAAAGAGGTCGAAACCTACATGCGCAACAAGACCGATAATTACGACCGTTGGATCGGTGGTATGCGTAAACTAAACCGCCGCTTTGGCGACTTTGAGACCTAA
- a CDS encoding VOC family protein, protein MIGYTTIGVSDMERAKKFYTELFAEQGGKLVMDMGRIAFIGTERGAPMLAICEPFNKEDPTPGNGVMVAFPVPEKKDSDALYARAIELGATCAGEPGQRIPDRFYGSYVHDPDGNKLCFFKFA, encoded by the coding sequence ATGATCGGATACACAACCATCGGCGTGAGCGATATGGAACGCGCCAAGAAATTTTATACCGAGCTGTTCGCCGAACAAGGTGGAAAGCTGGTTATGGATATGGGCCGCATCGCCTTTATCGGCACCGAACGCGGCGCACCCATGCTTGCCATTTGTGAGCCCTTCAACAAAGAAGACCCAACACCTGGTAACGGCGTAATGGTCGCATTTCCTGTTCCAGAAAAGAAAGACTCAGACGCGCTTTATGCCCGCGCGATCGAGCTGGGTGCAACATGCGCTGGCGAGCCAGGTCAACGTATCCCCGACCGCTTTTACGGATCCTATGTGCATGATCCCGACGGCAACAAATTGTGCTTCTTTAAGTTCGCCTAA